From the genome of Drosophila melanogaster chromosome 2L, one region includes:
- the IA-2 gene encoding IA-2 protein tyrosine phosphatase, isoform C: protein MPAVGTSCGVPIIMARNVQQRQQHPCTTTEEPKHQRARGTAGHQESATGECQQFWSKQRPPFDQQQQQEDQDPEQDPQQHPSTPQESVHHHRSPRQHELLHHQRKVPPTLPARGRHLISEGARRREVRGCGAGGGGLLCCSLDALSRPAKLLQFGVLLLILLLATHGDLAQAEGNVGCQFVRTLCIPHSEVCYDDNIFGKCIPTTGVDVEDIEKTPLTEDQSRVLATMLEELQGAGLGWDHPYVQCRIQGSLFSLQRQQQLPPNLCANLAPTPPEFGDPASALAYVRFTPPEPEAELDYYEQPAGPAQFYPALRKKQVRESDADDMYLNRMLQDRRRLRHDPSELEHFGKMDGHGQSTQLDAPSIMDAFLDTERQRIEREQQLAAAEQDADRRAEQNRLELYQILAASEPDPQPYQRKPAAQPNAMDQLEAIVEQQQQRELKEQQEQAKAPVYVPPEEVNESSELYFPDNFAPFKRARGRSRGGLAEEVEDEQPKRSFFRELAGEQGLVQEPPLRFRHVETEVDATPELVKRRPASFKQLDPYDVSLQQQEMAFESGLLRNSLTPLEEEAMLASNSFPRQAKSQRVYTEGGLLLMPQDEQDTDGMQADEPENVKQSLLANMLGFARHERLDVKKPGPLLGPPSLGSAELSNQLETEKAHKQKGHGNKEVLPAHIKGNDEDDAHKKKKVMKQQHSAEDHAPHTVDTEYVHVFVKNPIDSWNDGQRIMKELEQILHMQGYFSYLTVQQHEVSFRVNSNNPERKTAGDVARTINENRGVKNNIQRRVGFYVLHAGVGDVIKDLQDPSVSSSRIELAEQGPDVTHIMAYMFAGAGAAAVIVIFVTLILIKRHDRKRDKLGGLQSGIAGAETCSKDYQELCRARMAGKAGGGGNSTGGAAGGGSNEPAPSGRITSLSKENEGRPPSSRSSTSSWSEEPALTNMDISTGHMVLSYMEDHLRNKGRLQREWEALCRYEAEPSAREAASQPQCAGLNRPGAPLPYDHSRVVLNHLANAEGLDYVNASTITDHDPRAPAYVAAQGPLPSTLAHFWQMIWEQGAVVIVALCRLQENGEVACARYWPEEGAEVYHIYEVHLVSEHIWCDDYLVRSFYLKNLRTSETRTVTQFHFLSWPHMGVPAQAKALLDFRRKVNKSYRGRRSCPIVVHGSAGAGRTGVYILLDLVLERMNKGAREIDIAATLEHLRDQRAGVVATRQQFEFVLMAVAEEVHAILKALPANTSGEKRELDKDPVVGGGSSSTTTKEPLKEDKAQEAAEEEAPTSSSKAAAAAKKEKEKDKDKEEKQAKDQAKVAEPRTPAKSAKQAKK, encoded by the exons GTGTGCCGATTATCATGGCACGCAATGtacaacaacggcagcaacatccaTGCACCACAACTGAAGAGCCAAAGCACCAGAGAGCACGCGGAACAGCCGGGCACCAGGAGTCGGCGACGGGAGAATGCCAGCAGTTCTGGTCTAAGCAGCGACCTCCATTcgaccagcagcagcagcaggaggaccAGGATCCGGAGCAGGATCCGCAGCAGCACCCTTCGACGCCGCAGGAGTCAGTGCATCACCACCGAAGTCCGCGCCAGCACGAGCTACTGCACCACCAGCGCAAGGTGCCGCCCACGCTGCCCGCCCGCGGTCGTCATCTGATCAGCGAAGGCGCCCGCCGGCGCGAGGTGCGTGGCTGCGGGGCGGGTGGCGGCGGCCTGCTCTGCTGCAGCCTGGACGCGCTGAGTCGTCCGGCCAAGCTACTGCAATTCGGAGTCCTGCTGCTGATCCTTCTGCTCGCCACGCATGGAGATCTTGCTCAAGCGGAGGGCAATGTTG GCTGCCAGTTTGTTAGGACGCTATGCATCCCGCACTCCGAGGTCTGCTACGATG ACAACATATTCGGCAAGTGCATCCCAACCACCGGTGTCGACGTTGAGGACATTGAGAA GACACCACTCACTGAGGACCAGTCCCGTGTGCTGGCCACCATGCTGGAGGAACTCCAGGGCGCCGGCCTAGGATGGGACCATCCGTACGTGCAGTGCCGCATCCAGGGGTCACTTTTCTCGCTccagcgacaacaacagctTCCACCGAATCTATGCGCGAACTTGGCGCCGACTCCACCGGAGTTCGGGGATCCGGCGAGTGCATTGGCCTACGTGCGCTTCACTCCGCCGGAACCGGAAGCCGAACTGGATTACTACGAACAGCCCGCTGGTCCGGCGCAATTCTACCCGGCGTTGCGGAAGAAGCAGGTGCGAGAAAGCGATGCGGACGATATGTACCTCAACAGGATGCTTCAGGATCGCCGGCGGCTGAGGCACGATCCCTCGGAGCTGGAGCACTTTGGCAAGATGGACGGACACGGGCAGAGTACCCAGCTGGACGCGCCGAGCATCATGGACGCCTTCCTGGACACCGAGCGACAGAGAATCGAGCGCGAGCAGCAATTGGCGGCGGCGGAGCAGGATGCCGATCGCCGGGCGGAGCAGAACCGGCTGGAACTGTACCAGATTTTGGCCGCCTCCGAGCCTGATCCGCAACCTTACCAGAGGAAGCCGGCGGCACAGCCGAATGCTATGGACCAACTGGAGGCCAttgtggagcagcagcagcagcgcgagctgaaggagcagcaggagcaggccAAGGCACCGGTCTACGTGCCTCCCGAGGAGGTGAACGAGTCGAGCGAGCTGTACTTCCCGGACAACTTTGCTCCTTTCAAGAGAGCAAGGGGTCGCTCCAGGGGAGGATTGGCCGAGGAGGTGGAGGACGAACAGCCGAAGCGCTCCTTCTTCCGTGAACTGGCCGGTGAACAGGGACTGGTGCAGGAACCGCCTTTAAGATTCAGACATGTGGAAACCGAAGTGGATGCCACTCCCGAGCTGGTCAAACGCCGTCCCGCGTCCTTCAAGCAGCTGGATCCCTACGATGTGAgcctgcagcagcaggaaaTGGCCTTCGAGTCGGGTCTGCTGCGGAACTCGCTAACGCCTCTCGAAGAAGAGGCCATGCTGGCCTCCAACAGTTTCCCACGGCAGGCGAAGAGCCAGCGGGTCTACACCGAGGGTGGGCTGCTCCTGATGCCCCAAGATGAACAGGATACCGATGGCATGCAGGCCGATGAGCCGGAGAACGTAAAGCAGTCGCTGCTGGCCAACATGTTGGGATTCGCCCGCCACGAACGCCTGGATGTGAAGAAACCCGGACCGCTGCTAGGACCTCCGTCCTTGGGCTCCGCCGAGCTCAGCAATCAGCTGGAGACGGAGAAGGCGCACAAGCAGAAGGGCCATGGCAACAAGGAGGTCCTGCCCGCCCACATCAAGGGCAACGACGAGGATGATGCccacaagaagaagaaggtcATGAAGCAACAGCACTCGGCCGAGGATCATGCGCCACACACCGTAGATACTGAATATGTGCATGTGTTCGTCAAGAACCC AATCGACAGTTGGAACGATGGGCAGCGCATCATGAAGGAGCTGGAGCAAATACTACACATGCAGGGATACTTTTCTTATTTAAC CGTTCAACAACACGAAGTCAGCTTCCGGGTGAACTCAAATAACCCCGAGCGCAAAACCGCCGGCGATGTGGCACGGACCATCAACGAGAACCGCGGCGTAAAGAACAACATCCAGAGACGCGTCGGGTTCTATGTGCTGCACGCCGGGGTGGGTGATGTGATCAAGGACCTGCAGGACCCCAGTGTCTCGTCCTCTCGGATCGAGCTGGCCGAGCAGGGTCCCGATGTCACCCACATCATGGCCTACATGTTCGCTGGCGCCGGAGCGGCCGCCGTGATAGTGATCTTCGTCAccctgatcctgatcaagcGGCACGACCGGAAGCGGGACAAGCTCGGCGGTCTGCAGTCGGGCATTGCGGGAGCGGAGACCTGCAGCAAGGACTACCAGGAATTGTGCCGGGCAAGAATGGCTGGCAAAGCGGGCGGCGGTGGCAATTCGACCGGCGGCGCTGCCGGCGGTGGGTCAAACGAACCGGCACCGAGCGGACGGATTACATCGCTGAGTAAGGAGAACGAAGGTCGCCCGCCATCCTCGCGATCCAGCACATCTTCCTGGAGCGAGGAGCCAGCACTAACGAACATGGACATCTCAACCGGACACATGGTGCTG TCTTACATGGAGGATCACTTGCGCAACAAGGGACGTTTGCAGCGGGAATGGGAGGCCCTGTGCCGCTATGAGGCGGAGCCCAGTGCCCGGGAGGCTGCCTCCCAGCCGCAATGTGCGGGTCTCAACAGACCCGGAGCTCCCCTGCCGTACGACCACTCGCGCGTAGTGCTGAACCACCTGGCCAACGCCGAAGGACTCGACTATGTAAACGCATCAACAATT ACCGATCACGATCCACGTGCGCCCGCCTATGTGGCCGCCCAGGGTCCACTTCCATCGACCTTGGCCCACTTTTGGCAGATGATCTGGGAGCAGGGAGCCGTCGTCATCGTGGCCCTCTGCCGCCTGCAGGAGAACGGGGAGGTGGCCTGTGCGCGCTATTGGCCGGAAGAAGGTGCCGAGGTGTATCACATCTATGAG GTTCACCTTGTTAGTGAACACATTTGGTGTGACGACTACCTCGTACGTTCTTTCTACCTGAAGAACCTGCGCACCAGCGAGACCAGAACGGTCACCCAGTTTCACTTCCTCTCCTGGCCGCACATGGGAGTGCCTGCCCAGGCAAAGGCACTGCTGGACTTCAGAAG GAAAGTGAACAAGTCCTACCGGGGACGTCGCTCCTGCCCCATTGTGGTGCACGGAAGCGCCGGAGCCGGCAGGACGGGCGTCTACATCCTGCTGGACCTGGTGCTCGAGCGAATGAACAAGGGAGCGCGGGAGATCGACATCGCCGCCACCTTGGAGCACCTGCGTGACCAGCGGGCAGGCGTGGTGGCCACACGGCAACAGTTCGAATTCGTGCTGATGGCTGTGGCCGAGGAGGTGCACGCCATCCTGAAGGCTCTGCCGGCGAACACCTCCGGCGAGAAGCGGGAGCTGGACAAGGATCCCGTGGTGGGCGGCGGctccagcagcaccaccaccaagGAGCCTCTAAAGGAGGACAAGGCGCAGGAGGCGGCCGAGGAGGAGGCGCCCACCAGCAGTTCCAAGGCAGCCGCCGCGGCcaagaaggagaaggagaaggataAGGATAAGGAGGAGAAGCAGGCGAAGGATCAGGCCAAGGTCGCCGAGCCGAGGACGCCAGCCAAATCGGCGAAGCAGGCGAAGAAGTAA